A stretch of the Duncaniella dubosii genome encodes the following:
- a CDS encoding pyridoxamine 5'-phosphate oxidase family protein, protein MQHKMRRFKQLLPEAETKEILRMATHGVLSLVDADGMPYGVPLSFVYDGGDIIYFHCACAGHKIDCISANASCSFCVVAQDLIVPEEFTTYFRCVVCFGRVTIVSDREELEKGLLLLAEKYSPGIDSEAEISRFINNVAVLRLEITGMTGKESIELTRSRP, encoded by the coding sequence ATGCAACATAAAATGCGACGTTTCAAACAGCTTCTTCCCGAAGCGGAAACAAAAGAGATTCTGCGGATGGCCACTCACGGTGTCCTGTCACTTGTCGATGCCGACGGAATGCCTTATGGTGTGCCTCTGAGTTTTGTCTATGACGGTGGAGATATAATCTATTTCCATTGTGCATGTGCGGGTCATAAGATTGACTGTATATCGGCCAACGCATCGTGCTCTTTCTGTGTGGTCGCTCAGGATCTTATCGTGCCCGAAGAGTTCACTACCTATTTCCGCTGTGTCGTCTGCTTCGGTCGTGTTACTATTGTCAGCGACCGCGAAGAATTGGAAAAAGGTCTCCTCCTGCTCGCCGAAAAATATTCACCGGGCATTGACAGCGAGGCGGAAATCTCACGGTTCATAAACAATGTTGCCGTCCTGCGGCTCGAAATCACCGGGATGACAGGAAAAGAGTCGATAGAGCTTACCCGCTCCCGCCCATAA
- a CDS encoding DMT family transporter, with protein sequence MNWITLIIAGLMEVAFTFCLGKTKIASAPGLYYWWGGFLVALTLSMYLMARAARTIPLGTVYPVWTGIGAVGAVIVGILFFNEPVTFWRIFFITTLIISIVGLKML encoded by the coding sequence ATGAACTGGATTACTCTTATTATAGCCGGGCTAATGGAAGTTGCTTTTACCTTCTGTCTCGGCAAGACAAAGATAGCCTCCGCTCCGGGTCTCTATTATTGGTGGGGAGGATTTCTTGTCGCTCTCACTCTAAGCATGTATCTCATGGCACGGGCCGCGCGCACGATTCCGCTTGGTACGGTCTATCCCGTGTGGACGGGTATCGGTGCTGTCGGCGCGGTTATCGTTGGAATCTTGTTTTTCAACGAGCCGGTGACATTCTGGCGGATATTCTTTATAACTACCCTTATAATATCTATTGTCGGACTTAAAATGTTATGA